The following are encoded together in the Bradyrhizobium genosp. L genome:
- the prmC gene encoding peptide chain release factor N(5)-glutamine methyltransferase: MSEPAERGSQTVERARRALAARLRADGNGSAELDARLLVGAALGLDLTGMITATARTLTPAETDRLEAFAQRRMAGEPVARILGMKEFWGLPLQLSAATLVPRPDTETVVERALELIRAGGATERALRIADLGTGTGAILLALLSELPHAVGFGTDISEQALQTARENAEQLGLADRVTFVRCDYAMGLAGPFDLIVSNPPYIRSADIAGLTVEVRDHDPSAALDGGADGLDAYRALIAQSAPLLAPYGALVVEVGQGQDGDVEALMTASGLSPTGPPRADLGGIPRAVSGRPLPR, from the coding sequence ATGAGCGAACCCGCAGAGCGTGGCAGCCAGACCGTCGAGCGTGCCAGGCGCGCCCTTGCGGCGCGCCTGAGGGCCGATGGCAATGGCTCCGCCGAGCTCGACGCACGGCTGCTGGTCGGCGCGGCACTCGGCCTCGACCTGACCGGCATGATCACCGCGACGGCGCGCACGCTCACGCCCGCCGAGACGGATCGCCTCGAAGCGTTCGCGCAGCGCCGCATGGCGGGCGAGCCGGTCGCGCGCATTCTCGGCATGAAGGAGTTTTGGGGACTGCCGCTACAGCTCTCCGCGGCAACGCTGGTGCCACGACCGGACACCGAGACCGTGGTCGAGCGCGCGCTCGAGCTGATCCGCGCCGGTGGCGCGACCGAGCGCGCCTTGCGGATCGCCGATCTCGGCACCGGCACCGGCGCGATCCTGCTCGCACTGCTTTCGGAGCTGCCGCACGCCGTCGGCTTCGGCACCGACATTTCGGAGCAGGCGCTGCAAACCGCGCGAGAGAACGCCGAGCAGCTCGGCCTTGCCGACCGCGTCACGTTCGTCCGCTGCGATTATGCGATGGGGCTGGCCGGCCCCTTCGACCTCATCGTGTCGAATCCGCCCTATATCCGCTCCGCCGACATTGCCGGCCTGACGGTCGAGGTGCGTGACCACGATCCTTCGGCTGCGCTCGACGGCGGCGCCGACGGGCTCGACGCCTACCGCGCGCTGATTGCGCAATCGGCGCCACTTCTGGCGCCGTATGGGGCGCTGGTCGTCGAGGTCGGCCAGGGCCAGGACGGCGACGTTGAAGCCTTGATGACGGCTTCCGGCTTATCCCCAACAGGACCGCCCAGGGCCGATCTCGGGGGCATCCCAAGGGCGGTTTCCGGCCGCCCTTTGCCCCGATAA
- the prfA gene encoding peptide chain release factor 1, translating into MLPEAKLDILLAHHASLEAELLGRVNSDRYVAITRELAELNPLIDAVKAYRSALTELAGAKTLLADSADDPEMRGMAEAELETLQARIGELEQKIRVALLPKDAMDDRNVVLEIRAGTGGDEASLFAGDLFRMYERFASLQGWKVEVISASEGTVGGYKEIIAEVQGRGAFAKLKFESGVHRVQRVPDTETQGRIHTSAATVAVLPEVEDVDVDIKDTDLRIETMRAGGAGGQHVNKTESAIRITHIPTGIVVMMQDSRSQHKNRASAMNILRSRIYDAERQRVDAARSADRKEKVGSGDRSERIRTYNFPQGRVTDHRINLTLYKLPQVIAGEALGELIDALTTEHQAAQLAAQGAAA; encoded by the coding sequence ATGCTTCCCGAAGCCAAGCTCGATATCCTGCTCGCCCACCACGCCTCGCTCGAGGCCGAGCTGCTGGGCCGGGTCAATTCCGACCGCTATGTCGCGATCACCCGCGAGCTCGCCGAGCTCAATCCACTGATCGATGCGGTGAAGGCCTATCGTTCGGCGCTCACCGAGCTCGCCGGCGCCAAGACGTTGCTGGCGGACTCGGCCGACGATCCCGAGATGCGCGGCATGGCGGAGGCCGAGCTGGAGACGCTGCAGGCGCGCATCGGCGAGCTCGAGCAGAAGATCCGCGTCGCGCTGTTGCCGAAGGACGCCATGGACGACCGCAACGTGGTGCTGGAAATCCGCGCCGGCACCGGCGGCGACGAGGCCTCGCTGTTCGCCGGCGATTTGTTTCGGATGTATGAGCGCTTCGCCAGCTTGCAGGGCTGGAAGGTCGAGGTGATCTCGGCGAGCGAAGGCACCGTCGGCGGTTACAAGGAAATCATCGCCGAGGTGCAGGGCCGCGGCGCCTTCGCTAAGCTGAAATTCGAGTCCGGCGTGCACCGCGTGCAGCGCGTGCCCGATACCGAGACACAGGGCCGCATCCATACCTCGGCCGCCACGGTCGCCGTGCTGCCGGAAGTCGAGGATGTCGACGTCGACATCAAGGACACAGACCTGCGGATCGAGACGATGCGCGCGGGCGGCGCCGGCGGCCAGCACGTCAACAAGACCGAATCGGCGATCCGCATCACGCACATCCCGACCGGCATCGTGGTGATGATGCAGGACAGCCGCTCGCAGCACAAGAATCGCGCATCCGCGATGAACATCCTGCGCTCGCGCATCTACGACGCCGAACGCCAGCGCGTCGATGCGGCACGCTCCGCCGACCGCAAGGAGAAGGTCGGCTCCGGCGACCGCTCGGAGCGCATCCGCACCTACAACTTTCCGCAAGGCCGCGTCACCGACCACCGCATCAATCTGACGCTCTACAAGTTGCCGCAGGTGATCGCGGGCGAAGCGCTCGGCGAATTGATCGATGCGCTGACCACCGAGCACCAGGCCGCACAACTCGCCGCACAGGGCGCTGCGGCATAG
- a CDS encoding ABC transporter ATP-binding protein: MSLLEVNGLNSYYGDSHILFDVSLRVERNEVVALLGRNGAGKSTTLKSLMGVVTPRAGSVMFDGAEIAGKKSHKIAQAGMQLVHEERRIFGSLSVEENLVIAGLTASKRWPLDRIYEMFPRLKERRGNRGTDLSGGEQQMLAIARALVRDPKIILLDEPFEGLAPVIVRDLMKACRDLAAAGQTIVLVEQNLAATLALAQRIYIINNGHIVHEGPAQEIKAQPEVLQRYLGV; encoded by the coding sequence ATGAGCCTGCTCGAGGTCAACGGACTGAACAGCTATTACGGGGATTCCCACATCCTGTTCGACGTCTCGCTGCGCGTGGAGCGCAACGAGGTGGTCGCGTTGCTCGGCCGCAACGGCGCCGGCAAGAGCACGACGCTGAAGAGCCTGATGGGCGTGGTGACGCCGCGCGCCGGCTCGGTGATGTTCGACGGCGCCGAGATAGCAGGCAAGAAGAGCCACAAGATCGCCCAGGCCGGCATGCAGCTGGTGCATGAAGAGCGTCGCATCTTCGGCAGCCTCAGCGTCGAGGAGAACCTCGTCATCGCCGGGCTGACCGCCTCAAAGCGCTGGCCGCTCGATCGCATCTACGAGATGTTCCCGCGCCTGAAGGAGCGCCGCGGCAATCGCGGCACCGACCTCTCCGGCGGCGAGCAGCAGATGCTGGCGATCGCGCGCGCCCTGGTGCGCGATCCCAAGATCATCCTGCTCGACGAGCCGTTCGAGGGACTGGCGCCGGTGATCGTGCGCGACCTGATGAAGGCCTGCCGCGATCTCGCCGCGGCCGGACAGACCATCGTGCTGGTCGAGCAGAACCTGGCGGCGACGCTCGCGCTCGCCCAGCGCATCTACATCATCAACAACGGCCACATCGTCCACGAGGGGCCGGCGCAGGAGATCAAGGCGCAGCCCGAGGTCCTGCAGCGCTATCTCGGGGTTTGA
- a CDS encoding HIT family protein: protein MTAYDDQNVFAKILRGEIPSFKVDETDRTFAFLDIMPRSPGHTLVIPKAPARGILDIAEDDLAAVARTAKRIAIAAIKAFGADGIIIQQFSEPASGQVVLHLHMHVMPVKTGVALLPAQTHKQDMDVLAEHARRMVAALDG, encoded by the coding sequence ATGACCGCCTATGACGACCAGAATGTCTTCGCGAAAATCCTGCGCGGCGAGATTCCGAGTTTCAAGGTCGATGAAACCGACCGGACTTTCGCTTTCCTCGACATCATGCCGCGGTCGCCGGGACACACGCTGGTGATTCCGAAGGCGCCGGCGCGCGGCATCCTCGATATTGCAGAGGACGATCTTGCCGCGGTGGCGCGGACAGCCAAGCGCATCGCGATCGCAGCGATAAAAGCCTTCGGTGCCGACGGCATCATCATCCAGCAGTTCAGCGAGCCCGCCAGCGGCCAGGTGGTGCTCCACCTGCACATGCATGTGATGCCGGTGAAGACCGGCGTCGCGCTGCTGCCGGCCCAGACCCACAAGCAGGACATGGATGTGCTCGCCGAGCACGCCCGGCGGATGGTCGCGGCCCTGGACGGCTGA
- a CDS encoding ISNCY family transposase: protein MIKFLDILGRYEALEFNQLEAAELLGVGERTFRRWCQRYEEDGEAGLLDRRLGKASGRRVPVDCADEVEALYRTRYAGFTAKHFHEHLVKDHRFNWSYTWTKTFLQSKGLLKKARRRGAHRRKRPRRPLPGMLLHQDGSRHQWLEGQPMFDLIVTLDDATSAIYSAFLVEEEGTGSTFRALEEVFGRHGLPLSLYTDRGSHYFQTATAGGAVDRVALTQVGRALAHLGVEHIAAYSPQARGRSERVFQTLQDRLTKELALAGIATVEAANLFIREVYLPAHNARFAIKPEQDGSAFVAIAGIDLGEILCVQEERQVGNDNCVSFNRLKLQIPESPLRAHFVKARVKVRQYHDGTHAIFHGPRCLGRYDRSGAAVDIPIAA, encoded by the coding sequence ATGATCAAGTTTCTGGACATTTTGGGCCGGTACGAGGCTTTGGAGTTCAACCAGTTGGAAGCAGCGGAGCTTTTGGGTGTCGGTGAACGGACGTTTCGGCGGTGGTGTCAGCGCTACGAAGAGGACGGCGAGGCGGGGTTGCTGGATCGTCGGCTCGGCAAGGCTTCCGGCCGGCGGGTTCCGGTTGACTGTGCAGACGAGGTGGAAGCGCTTTATCGCACGCGCTACGCCGGCTTCACGGCGAAGCATTTTCACGAGCATCTGGTGAAGGATCATCGCTTCAATTGGAGCTACACCTGGACCAAGACCTTCCTGCAGTCGAAGGGGCTTCTGAAGAAGGCCCGCCGCCGCGGCGCACACCGACGCAAGCGTCCGCGCCGGCCGTTACCGGGGATGCTTCTGCATCAGGACGGATCGCGGCATCAATGGCTCGAAGGGCAGCCGATGTTCGATCTGATCGTGACCCTGGATGACGCGACGAGCGCAATCTATTCGGCGTTCCTCGTCGAGGAAGAAGGTACCGGCTCGACCTTCCGCGCGCTGGAGGAAGTGTTTGGCCGGCATGGCCTGCCATTGAGCCTCTACACCGATCGGGGCTCGCATTACTTTCAGACGGCGACGGCTGGCGGCGCGGTCGATCGCGTGGCGCTGACCCAGGTCGGCCGGGCGCTGGCACATCTGGGTGTCGAACATATCGCGGCTTATTCGCCGCAAGCGCGGGGCCGTTCCGAGCGTGTCTTTCAGACGCTGCAAGACCGGCTGACCAAGGAGCTGGCATTGGCCGGGATCGCCACGGTGGAGGCCGCCAATTTATTTATTCGCGAGGTCTACCTGCCGGCCCACAACGCCCGTTTTGCCATCAAGCCCGAGCAGGACGGCAGCGCTTTCGTCGCGATTGCGGGTATCGATCTCGGCGAGATTCTTTGCGTGCAGGAGGAGAGGCAGGTCGGCAACGACAATTGCGTGTCGTTCAACCGCTTGAAGTTGCAGATCCCGGAGAGTCCTTTGCGCGCGCATTTCGTCAAGGCGCGGGTCAAGGTCCGTCAGTACCACGACGGCACCCACGCCATCTTCCACGGCCCGCGTTGTCTCGGTCGCTATGACCGCAGCGGCGCGGCCGTGGACATACCGATTGCCGCTTAA
- a CDS encoding substrate-binding protein — protein MSTKEFRPGSALNVSRRTLLQASAGLIGSSVLPAAVSPAFAEDKPAIGTYPAGSSGSSVFIGISVPRTGTYAVQGEDELKGYQLAIEHINSGHDLIKKISPKTTKGVLGKELKFGVADSAAKPNEAVQAQQRFISENKAVMITGGTSSAVAVALNKLAQREKVIFVCGISGSNDTTGKDCVRYGFRQNLFGQTAAAAIAPVMIKEFGKNKKAAYLTPDYTYGHTVTKSMQDFLAQAGWTTVTNQVSPLGAPDYSSYLLNVANSGADVLINVNWGHDAVLSTQQAKQFGVLDKMKLVVPYQVPFIARETGGLMQGVYAATDYWWTIEDKYPLAKMFNEAFNKKFGYQPEWGAENAYVSFAHWARMVEAAGSFYPPDVIKAYEKGETIPSLVGDVHYRPEDHQCVRPVIIVKGKMEKDMKNKEDYYDIVEIVPGDGLMQKPDAFGCQLGDYT, from the coding sequence ATGAGCACCAAGGAGTTTCGGCCGGGCAGCGCACTGAACGTTTCGCGTCGCACCCTGCTGCAGGCCAGCGCCGGCCTGATCGGCAGCTCGGTGCTGCCGGCCGCGGTCTCGCCGGCCTTTGCCGAGGACAAACCGGCGATCGGGACCTATCCCGCCGGCTCGTCGGGCTCATCGGTCTTCATCGGCATCTCGGTGCCGCGCACCGGCACCTATGCGGTGCAGGGCGAGGACGAGCTCAAGGGCTACCAGCTCGCGATCGAGCACATCAACAGTGGGCACGACCTGATCAAGAAGATATCGCCGAAGACCACCAAGGGCGTGCTCGGCAAGGAATTGAAGTTCGGCGTCGCGGATTCCGCGGCCAAGCCCAACGAGGCGGTGCAGGCGCAGCAGCGCTTCATCAGCGAGAACAAGGCCGTGATGATCACCGGCGGCACGTCGAGCGCGGTTGCGGTCGCGCTCAACAAGCTGGCGCAACGCGAGAAGGTAATCTTCGTCTGCGGCATTTCCGGCTCCAACGACACCACCGGCAAGGACTGCGTGCGCTACGGCTTCCGCCAGAACCTGTTCGGCCAGACCGCCGCGGCCGCGATCGCGCCCGTGATGATCAAGGAGTTCGGCAAGAACAAGAAGGCCGCTTATCTGACGCCGGACTACACTTACGGCCACACCGTCACCAAATCGATGCAGGACTTCCTGGCCCAGGCGGGCTGGACGACGGTCACCAACCAGGTCTCGCCGCTCGGCGCGCCCGACTACTCGTCCTATCTGCTCAACGTCGCGAACTCCGGCGCCGACGTCCTGATCAACGTCAACTGGGGCCACGACGCGGTGCTGTCGACCCAGCAGGCCAAGCAGTTCGGCGTGCTCGACAAGATGAAGCTGGTCGTGCCCTACCAGGTGCCGTTCATCGCCCGCGAGACCGGCGGCCTGATGCAGGGCGTCTACGCCGCGACCGACTATTGGTGGACGATCGAGGACAAGTATCCGCTCGCCAAGATGTTCAACGAAGCCTTCAACAAGAAGTTCGGCTACCAGCCGGAATGGGGCGCCGAGAACGCCTATGTCAGCTTCGCTCACTGGGCCCGCATGGTCGAGGCGGCCGGCAGCTTCTATCCGCCCGACGTCATCAAGGCCTATGAGAAGGGCGAGACCATCCCCTCGCTGGTCGGCGACGTCCACTATCGCCCCGAGGACCATCAGTGCGTCCGCCCTGTCATCATCGTCAAGGGCAAGATGGAAAAGGACATGAAGAACAAGGAGGACTATTACGACATCGTCGAAATCGTCCCCGGCGACGGACTGATGCAGAAGCCCGACGCATTCGGCTGCCAACTCGGCGACTACACCTGA
- a CDS encoding branched-chain amino acid ABC transporter permease, which translates to MINWPNFVSQLFNGLALGALLALISSGLTIIYGTLGVLNLAHGAMFMIGGYAGYVAYSYTGSFIVAVIAGSLFVMLLGIAMERLIIRHFYHRPHEDQLLVTFGLGICFVEIVRLIFTSQSQLVPPPAMLQGITSLGFLFYPTYRLAVVGIVAVALGALFIVLYRTRLGMIVRAGIEDSVMVDSLGINVYRVFMIVFGIGAMAAGFAGIVNAPVVSLTPGVGDDILVETFVVVVIGGVGSFPGAILGGLIAGEIISVTSMFNPGYAYVMLFAAMTLVLVLRPHGLLGTQGRE; encoded by the coding sequence ATGATCAACTGGCCTAATTTCGTCTCGCAACTGTTCAACGGCCTGGCGCTCGGCGCGCTGCTGGCGCTGATCAGTTCCGGACTGACGATCATCTACGGCACGCTCGGGGTGCTCAACCTCGCCCACGGCGCCATGTTCATGATCGGCGGCTACGCCGGCTACGTGGCCTACAGCTACACCGGCTCCTTCATCGTCGCTGTGATCGCGGGATCGCTGTTCGTGATGCTGCTCGGCATCGCGATGGAGCGCCTCATCATCCGCCACTTCTACCACCGTCCGCATGAGGACCAGTTGCTGGTCACCTTCGGCCTCGGCATCTGCTTCGTCGAGATCGTGCGGCTGATCTTCACCAGCCAGTCGCAGCTCGTGCCGCCACCGGCGATGTTGCAGGGCATCACCTCGCTCGGCTTCCTGTTCTACCCGACCTATCGGCTCGCGGTGGTCGGCATCGTCGCGGTCGCGCTCGGCGCACTGTTCATCGTGCTGTACCGTACCCGGCTCGGCATGATCGTGCGCGCCGGCATCGAGGATTCGGTGATGGTCGATTCGCTCGGCATCAACGTCTACCGCGTCTTCATGATCGTGTTCGGCATCGGCGCGATGGCCGCGGGCTTCGCCGGCATCGTCAATGCGCCGGTGGTGTCGCTGACGCCCGGCGTCGGTGACGACATCCTGGTCGAGACCTTCGTGGTGGTGGTGATCGGCGGCGTCGGCTCGTTTCCCGGCGCCATCCTCGGCGGCCTGATCGCCGGCGAGATCATCAGCGTCACCTCGATGTTCAACCCCGGTTACGCCTACGTCATGCTGTTCGCGGCGATGACGCTCGTGCTCGTGCTCAGACCGCACGGCCTGCTCGGCACGCAGGGCCGCGAATGA
- a CDS encoding branched-chain amino acid ABC transporter ATP-binding protein/permease translates to MLKQRPFLIETLTAVGLIAAPFVLPWLGFAPNTVNRILVWGLFGLGFDILFGFTGLLSFGQSAFYGTGGFVAAWLLTRAGFPNVVLALIIGMIAAAATGYLIGLIALRRTGIYFAMITVAIAEVFFFVEFNPLSDFTGGENGLPGVPTPSFNLGFTTLHFTTGWSLYQFLALCYFIGVVVALRIVRSPVGAIFNAIRDNPLRATAVGHNIHGYKLTAFVIAAAYAGFAGGLLGVLQAFMPPDAFTFDTSGQLVMQTAIGGRGTLFGPLVGAAVWLSLQDFLQAALGLGAAWKLVLGVVFVLLVCFLRRGIIGGLVDLYGLLSGQHRARAPEQDAAQSGATAEDEQRAAKVDLAQEIAAAPMPADPRPDNNPSGPILQARGLTKRYGGLLANSNIDFTVNHGELRGIIGPNGAGKSTFFKMLTCEVAPTSGTITFAGRDITGMSVTDVCQLGLTKSYQVNQLFAGLTVRENLVIAALSGLRGKFRLDLFRSIDGIPGLSERVQHTLELVNLAARPDTPVAELAYGEKRRLEIGLALATSPSLLLLDEPLAGMSPRERVETVKLLKSISRGRTMIIIDHDMDALFELAERVTVLQEGRVLVEGTPDEIKNNATVQEAYLGGVHGDLAA, encoded by the coding sequence ATGCTGAAACAGCGCCCATTCCTGATCGAGACCCTGACGGCAGTCGGCCTGATCGCCGCCCCCTTCGTGCTGCCATGGCTCGGCTTCGCGCCCAACACGGTCAACCGAATCCTGGTCTGGGGCCTGTTCGGCCTCGGCTTCGACATCCTGTTCGGCTTCACCGGACTGTTGTCGTTCGGCCAGTCGGCGTTCTACGGCACCGGCGGCTTCGTCGCGGCCTGGCTGTTGACCCGCGCCGGCTTTCCGAATGTCGTGCTGGCGCTGATCATCGGCATGATCGCCGCCGCTGCCACGGGCTACCTGATCGGCCTGATCGCGCTGCGTCGCACCGGCATCTACTTCGCGATGATCACGGTCGCGATCGCCGAGGTGTTCTTCTTCGTCGAGTTCAATCCGCTGTCGGACTTCACCGGCGGCGAGAACGGGCTGCCGGGTGTCCCGACCCCGAGCTTCAATCTCGGCTTCACCACGCTGCATTTCACCACCGGCTGGTCGCTCTACCAGTTCCTCGCGCTGTGCTATTTCATCGGAGTCGTCGTCGCGCTGCGCATCGTGCGCTCGCCGGTCGGCGCCATCTTCAACGCGATCCGGGACAATCCGCTGCGGGCGACCGCGGTCGGCCACAACATCCACGGCTACAAGCTGACCGCCTTCGTGATCGCCGCCGCCTATGCCGGATTCGCCGGCGGGCTGCTCGGCGTGCTGCAGGCGTTCATGCCCCCCGACGCCTTCACCTTCGACACCTCCGGGCAACTCGTGATGCAGACCGCGATCGGCGGCCGCGGCACGCTGTTCGGACCGCTGGTCGGCGCCGCGGTCTGGCTGTCGCTGCAGGACTTCCTGCAGGCGGCGCTCGGGCTCGGCGCGGCCTGGAAGCTCGTGCTCGGCGTCGTGTTCGTGCTGCTGGTGTGCTTCCTGCGCCGCGGCATCATCGGCGGCCTCGTCGACCTCTACGGGCTCCTGAGCGGCCAGCACCGCGCCAGGGCGCCGGAGCAGGACGCCGCGCAGTCCGGCGCGACGGCCGAGGACGAGCAACGCGCCGCGAAGGTCGATCTCGCGCAGGAGATCGCCGCGGCACCGATGCCGGCCGATCCGCGTCCCGACAACAACCCGTCCGGCCCGATCCTGCAGGCCAGGGGCCTGACCAAGCGCTATGGCGGCCTGCTCGCCAACAGCAACATCGACTTCACGGTCAATCATGGCGAGCTGCGTGGCATCATCGGTCCGAACGGCGCCGGCAAATCGACCTTCTTCAAGATGCTGACCTGCGAGGTCGCTCCGACCTCGGGCACCATCACCTTCGCCGGCCGCGACATCACCGGGATGAGCGTCACCGACGTCTGCCAGCTCGGCCTGACCAAGAGCTACCAGGTCAACCAGCTGTTCGCCGGCCTGACCGTGCGCGAGAACCTGGTGATCGCGGCGCTGTCCGGGTTGCGCGGAAAATTCCGGCTCGACCTGTTCCGCAGCATCGACGGCATTCCCGGCCTGTCCGAGCGCGTGCAGCACACGCTCGAACTGGTCAACCTCGCCGCGCGGCCGGACACGCCGGTCGCCGAGCTCGCCTATGGCGAGAAGCGGCGCCTGGAGATCGGACTGGCGCTGGCGACCTCGCCGAGCCTGCTACTGCTCGACGAACCCTTGGCCGGCATGAGCCCGCGCGAGCGCGTCGAGACCGTGAAGCTGTTGAAGTCGATCAGCCGGGGCCGCACCATGATCATCATCGACCACGACATGGACGCACTGTTCGAGCTCGCCGAACGCGTCACCGTGCTGCAGGAAGGCCGCGTGCTGGTCGAAGGCACGCCCGACGAGATCAAGAACAACGCGACCGTCCAGGAAGCCTATCTCGGCGGCGTGCATGGAGACCTCGCCGCATGA
- a CDS encoding MarR family winged helix-turn-helix transcriptional regulator, whose translation MPRPKQRRMTAGTAKRGGAADTVDYATLARFRYRLRAFLAFSEQGARQAGLTPQQHQAMLGIKGFVSPGPATVGDVARFLLIRHHSAVELVNRMVKLGLISRVADPEDGRRVQLRLTQKGERKLQALSRKNIEELRRAASPALRRALKASPQPSEH comes from the coding sequence ATGCCACGACCAAAGCAGCGACGGATGACGGCCGGGACCGCGAAGCGCGGTGGTGCGGCCGACACGGTCGACTATGCGACGCTGGCGCGATTTCGCTACCGGTTGCGGGCGTTTCTCGCCTTCAGCGAGCAGGGGGCGCGGCAGGCCGGACTGACGCCGCAGCAGCATCAGGCGATGCTCGGCATCAAGGGATTCGTCAGTCCGGGACCTGCGACCGTCGGCGACGTCGCGCGGTTTCTCTTGATCCGGCATCACTCCGCCGTCGAGCTGGTCAACCGCATGGTGAAGCTCGGGCTGATCAGCCGGGTCGCCGATCCCGAGGACGGAAGGCGGGTTCAGCTCAGGCTGACGCAAAAGGGCGAGCGGAAGCTGCAGGCGCTGTCGCGGAAGAACATCGAGGAGTTGCGCCGCGCCGCGAGCCCGGCGCTGCGCCGAGCGCTGAAGGCATCCCCGCAGCCCAGCGAGCACTGA